In Drosophila ananassae strain 14024-0371.13 chromosome 3R, ASM1763931v2, whole genome shotgun sequence, the DNA window GAGGCATCCGACTTCGTCGTCACCCTGAAGCCCATGCAGATTCGTACTTTCATcgttaaattcaaataaatcataaaataaaaaatttagcaGCTTAATTTTgctgaaaaaattaataaaatactaACGAATAAAAACATgttgatttttattataaatggTACAATATGGTTTCAATAAATGTTAAACatgtttatgtttatgaaCTTTTACTcttctaataaaatttttttgaaggctattaagaaatataaaacCATTTTCAACAAATACTCTATTTGGTTTTCTAAACATTTTCCTTTTGCCCTTCATGACATAATACCAATTACGGATATTTTAATAAGTATATTTCCCAAGTGGTTTGCAGTCTACGTGATCCACTTTTATTATGATTCACACGACAGTACTGAAGCTAATAGCTTGTGATATTATTCTGCATGTGTGGCTTTCACTTTTAGATTAAAAAGATTTCACAGTCCATTGACGGGTTCGAACCCATAAAAGTTTCCTTATCTATGAGTGGGAAGTAATCAATTAAAATCCATTTAAATCGATTAGAATCAAGGGTTTTTTATGATAAGAAATGCAATGCGACCCTGTTTAATTGGCGTATTAGCTCATTaagctaaaaaataatactagAGCGCTGCATGTGGCAGAAATAAAACTCAAGGGTAAGTACCCTAGGGGACCATTTTCCTATCTTTGGGTTCCTCTTAATGGGCTCTCCTACTTCGCCCAattcaaaacattttcaagTGCAGATTAGCTATCAGATATCGGAAAGAACCCCCCATTAAGGAACTTATAAAAGTAAGAATGATTTGCGAATGAAGTCAGTATTTTCCGTGAAAACGATAGATCGAGAACTCCGAACAATGGCGAAGGTGAAAGCCTTCGGTATCCTGCTAGTCCTTTGTGGCTTTTACATCAGCCAAAGTGAATCTGTTTGCGGCTATGAGTCCTGCCCGGCAACCAAGCCTGGCATGATCAACATCCACATGGTGCCCCACTCCCACGATGACTTGGGATGGCTGAAGACAGTCGACCAATACTACTACGGCAGTAGGCAGGGCATCCAACACTCCGGAGCCAAATACATCTTCGAAAGTGTGGTGACTGAGCTCAGCAAGGACTCGCGCCGACGTTTCATCCAGGTGGAGACAGGATTCTTTGCCAAGTGGTGGCAGGATCAGTCAGAAATCACCAAGCATATAGTCAAGAAACTTGTCAACGAAGGCCGCATGGAGTTTACCGGCGGCGGCTGGAGCATGAACGATGAGGCTGCCGTGAACTACCAGAGTGTGATTGACCAGTTCACCGTAGGCTTGAAGTAAGTATGGAAGGACATAGCCTGCAAGTGCTGATTcttgatatttttaaggttCCTGAATGAGAACTTTGGTGAATGTGGTCGCCCTCGCATCGGTTGGCAGATCGATGCTTTTGGCCACTCGCGTGAACAGGCCTCGATGTTCGCCCAAATGGGCTTCGACGGCCAGTTCTTTGCCCGCATGGATATGACTGACAAAAACAAGCGAGTGGATAACCTGGGCCTGGAGATGATCTGGGATGCCAGCGAGACCCTGAAGGAAATGGATTTCTTTACTGGAATGCTCTACCAACACTACTCTGCCCCATCGGGCTTCTGCTTCGACACCCGCTGTGGCGATGAGCCCATTATCGATGGAGACAGCTACGATAACAATGTGAAGTCCCGAGTGGACGAGTTCATCAACTACGCCGCCAATCTTGCCCAGAAGTACCGTTCCACCCACATTATGGTGCCCATGGGTGATGACTTCCACTACGAGAACGCCATCGTGAACTACGAGAACATGGACAAGCTGATCAAGTAAGTTGGATGAagtacttaaaatattttttggttaaatatgGTCCCTCCAGGTATGTCAACGAACGCCAGGCAAGTGGTTCCAAGTACAACCTCATCTACTCTACTGCGGGCTGTTACCTGAACTCTCTGCATCAGAGCCTTCAGAGCTTCCCAAATAAGACACAGGACTTCCTGCCTCACTCCCACGAGGCGAAGAGTTTCTGGACAGGATTCTTCACTTCCAGGCCCACCGCCAAGCGATTTGAACGCGATGGCAACCACATCCTTCAAGTAGCCAAACAACTGAGTGTGCTGGCCAACCTCTCCAGTGAGAAGCAGGCCAAGGACCTCGACTATCTGCGCCAGATAATGGGAATAATGCAGCATCACGATGCCATCACTGGAACTGAGAAGCAGGAAGTGTCCAACGACTACGATCGTCTGATGTACGATGCCATTCTCGGTGGTGCCGATACCGCTCGAGATGCTCTGCGTGTTCTGACCAACCAGCCCAATGGAGAGTTCCAGAGCTGCCTGAGACTGAACATCAGCGAGTGCGCCTTCACCAAGGACAATGCCGATAACTTCGTGGTGACCTTGTACAATCCTCTGGCTCACACTGCCACCCAATATGTGCGAGTGCCTGTGAAGAATCAGAACTATGAGGTGACCGACGCCAAGGGTCGCGTTGTGCCCTCGGAGATTGTTCCCGTGCCTTGGCAAGTCCTGGCCCTGGAGTTCCGCAGCAACGAGACCCAGCACGAGCTGGTCTTCAAGGCAACTGCTAACAAGATCGCCAGCTACAACATTAAGAAGGTCGATAAAGAAGAGAGCTCTGACGTAATTCCTCAAAATAACAAATCCCGACAGGACACTTCCACCCACGATGATGGGGAGACTGTAGTGCAGACTTCGGTGAGTCCCTTAATCTTTCCAAAgtattattgttatttaacTAACACCCTCTTTCATTAGCAAATCAAACTGGTGATTGATAACCAAACCGGTCGCTTGAAGACCGTTGAAATGAACGGACTGTCGGAGAAGGTTGAACAGTCTTTTGGAATGTACAAGACTGCCCGATCATGCCACTACATTTTCCGTCAGGATGAGGATTTGCAAATTGTTGACGATGCCTACGAGTTCTCAGTATACGAGGGTGATTTGGTCAAGGAAGTCCACCAACAGGTCAACGAGTGGATCTCGCAAGTAATCCGCATCTATGAGGGCGGAGATCATGTCGAGTTCGAATGGCTCGTGGGTCCCATTCCTGTGGATGACAACCTGGGCAAGGAGATAGTGACCATTTTCCAGAGCGACATCTCCAACAACGGAGTTTTCTACACTGACTCCAACGGCCGAGAAATGCTTCGTCGTGAGAAGGACTGGCGCGAGGACTTCACCCCAGATTTGAGTGAGCAGCCTGTGAGCGGAAACTACTACCCGGTCACCTCTCGCATCGCCCTGCAAGACAATAGCCGGCGGATGACCCTCCTGAACGATAGGTCTCAGGGAGGTACCAGCCTGCAGAACGGTCGCCTGGAGATGATGTTGCATCGTCGCCACCTGTTCAGAGATGGCTCCGGTGCCGATGAAGCCATTAACGAGCAGCAGTACGGAAAGGGTCTGATCGCTCGCGGAAAACTCTATCTGTCCCTGAGTGCCGTGGAGGATGAGCCTACTGCACTGGAGCGCATTGCCGAGAAAAAGATTCACCTGCCCTTCTGGAAGTTCTTCAGCAAGGAGAGCGTAAAGGAGGTGAAGCAGTCGCTGCCGGACTTCAATGATTTCCCCGAGTCAGTGCATCTGCTCACCCTGGAGCCCTTCTCCAAGGATGAGATTCTCTTCCGGGTTGAGAACTTTTTGGATCAGACTGAGGGCAGCGTGATTAGTTTCAACATTCGTTCCATTTTCGATTTGCTTGGTGGTCAGTCT includes these proteins:
- the LOC6497183 gene encoding lysosomal alpha-mannosidase, with the translated sequence MKSVFSVKTIDRELRTMAKVKAFGILLVLCGFYISQSESVCGYESCPATKPGMINIHMVPHSHDDLGWLKTVDQYYYGSRQGIQHSGAKYIFESVVTELSKDSRRRFIQVETGFFAKWWQDQSEITKHIVKKLVNEGRMEFTGGGWSMNDEAAVNYQSVIDQFTVGLKFLNENFGECGRPRIGWQIDAFGHSREQASMFAQMGFDGQFFARMDMTDKNKRVDNLGLEMIWDASETLKEMDFFTGMLYQHYSAPSGFCFDTRCGDEPIIDGDSYDNNVKSRVDEFINYAANLAQKYRSTHIMVPMGDDFHYENAIVNYENMDKLIKYVNERQASGSKYNLIYSTAGCYLNSLHQSLQSFPNKTQDFLPHSHEAKSFWTGFFTSRPTAKRFERDGNHILQVAKQLSVLANLSSEKQAKDLDYLRQIMGIMQHHDAITGTEKQEVSNDYDRLMYDAILGGADTARDALRVLTNQPNGEFQSCLRLNISECAFTKDNADNFVVTLYNPLAHTATQYVRVPVKNQNYEVTDAKGRVVPSEIVPVPWQVLALEFRSNETQHELVFKATANKIASYNIKKVDKEESSDVIPQNNKSRQDTSTHDDGETVVQTSQIKLVIDNQTGRLKTVEMNGLSEKVEQSFGMYKTARSCHYIFRQDEDLQIVDDAYEFSVYEGDLVKEVHQQVNEWISQVIRIYEGGDHVEFEWLVGPIPVDDNLGKEIVTIFQSDISNNGVFYTDSNGREMLRREKDWREDFTPDLSEQPVSGNYYPVTSRIALQDNSRRMTLLNDRSQGGTSLQNGRLEMMLHRRHLFRDGSGADEAINEQQYGKGLIARGKLYLSLSAVEDEPTALERIAEKKIHLPFWKFFSKESVKEVKQSLPDFNDFPESVHLLTLEPFSKDEILFRVENFLDQTEGSVISFNIRSIFDLLGGQSIRETTLDGNMALSDMKRLKFHHDGAGPSHSTPEYFTSLHKPLEAEKSQEDGDFSVTLKPMQIRTFIIKKELS